A region of Chitinophaga flava DNA encodes the following proteins:
- a CDS encoding YwqG family protein, translated as MTTEEYKELIHKFDLAGVEDYVLSNTRPLITLTLAQQENYQHTGNTRVAGDPDLPAHIAWPLTANGTPMTFIAQLDLSVISQQDVQQLLPDTGVLYFFMGDVDKAYHIEHKVIYAEDKTGLKRTPAPAVTVLEKEERFTSYQLQTAPSLMPPNYAYADYDELSEDESDALDDLCMHLTEGIGMIGGYPDGQHDDHYIEAAMYLVAKQKYDYLPSNARKTLLQHFNGNQQQVDDTLSDMTMLLQIDSDRQVGFTWWDAGCIHFFIQKKDLLSKQFDNTYLSLYSS; from the coding sequence TTGACAACAGAAGAATACAAGGAGTTAATCCATAAGTTTGACCTGGCCGGCGTAGAAGACTATGTTCTCTCCAACACCCGGCCGCTGATTACACTGACCCTGGCGCAACAGGAAAATTATCAGCATACCGGTAACACAAGAGTGGCAGGAGACCCCGATCTTCCCGCCCATATTGCCTGGCCTCTCACCGCCAACGGAACACCGATGACGTTTATCGCGCAGCTCGACCTCTCTGTCATTAGTCAGCAGGATGTTCAGCAATTGCTGCCCGATACCGGTGTACTGTATTTTTTTATGGGAGATGTTGACAAGGCTTATCATATCGAACATAAAGTGATTTATGCAGAGGATAAAACAGGTTTAAAAAGAACACCAGCTCCTGCTGTTACTGTGCTGGAAAAAGAGGAACGGTTTACCAGCTATCAGCTGCAGACCGCACCTTCTCTCATGCCGCCCAATTATGCCTACGCAGATTATGATGAACTCTCTGAAGACGAGTCAGATGCACTGGATGATCTCTGTATGCATCTCACCGAAGGCATCGGGATGATAGGCGGTTATCCTGACGGACAACATGATGATCATTATATAGAAGCAGCCATGTACCTGGTAGCAAAACAGAAATATGATTACCTGCCCTCCAATGCCCGTAAAACATTGCTGCAGCATTTTAATGGAAACCAGCAGCAGGTGGATGACACACTCAGCGATATGACTATGTTGCTGCAGATAGATTCCGACCGGCAGGTGGGCTTCACCTGGTGGGATGCCGGTTGTATTCACTTCTTCATACAGAAAAAAGAC
- the trhA gene encoding PAQR family membrane homeostasis protein TrhA — protein sequence MGMTASPTGYTRKQEIVNGLIHAIGIVFGISGLPVLTSIAATHGNTPGIVGAGIYSFCFILLFTCSTIYHISQESAVKKTFLIFDHISIYFLIAGTYTPFLLVYMNNAFGISLLSVLWGLTAVGIIFKVFFTGRFDIISTLIYLVMGWILVVGGKRFFTELPMPVIVLLCVGGGLYTVGVIFYLWDKHKYTHAVWHLLVLSAAICHYVAILLSM from the coding sequence ATGGGAATGACGGCTTCGCCAACAGGCTACACAAGGAAACAGGAAATCGTGAATGGACTGATACATGCGATTGGTATTGTATTCGGCATCAGTGGCCTTCCGGTATTGACTAGCATTGCTGCCACACATGGCAACACACCTGGCATCGTAGGTGCAGGTATTTACAGCTTCTGCTTTATTTTGCTTTTTACCTGCTCGACCATCTATCACATATCGCAGGAGTCGGCCGTCAAAAAAACATTCCTCATCTTCGATCATATCAGTATTTATTTTCTCATAGCCGGTACCTATACGCCTTTCCTGCTCGTATATATGAACAACGCGTTCGGGATATCCCTGTTATCGGTATTATGGGGGCTCACAGCTGTAGGCATCATTTTTAAAGTGTTTTTCACCGGCCGCTTCGACATCATTTCCACGCTGATCTATCTGGTCATGGGCTGGATACTCGTAGTCGGTGGCAAACGTTTTTTCACTGAGCTGCCTATGCCTGTCATCGTATTGTTATGTGTAGGAGGAGGACTGTATACCGTCGGCGTTATTTTTTACCTTTGGGATAAACACAAGTATACCCATGCAGTATGGCATCTGCTGGTACTTTCAGCCGCTATTTGCCATTACGTTGCTATATTGTTATCCATGTAA
- a CDS encoding SDR family NAD(P)-dependent oxidoreductase: MENEFTREEWDTCIRVLQVLSRDPDQSPDNMVLKGLVTKLYKRAKKDNKAVAAVEAINKVAPEKLTLQRLQAISRNQDILKQYDKKLVLSRTTMFGKYQLPDTGVYTDTQETLTLASTQRCYTCSCHYKQVHFFYHMLCPDCAELNFNKRMQTADLRGRVAVITGGRIKIGYLTALRMLRDGARVWVTTRFAKDCALRFSEEQDFAEWSHRLKIVALDLRNLGQVNQFIQQLYAEETHLDILIHNAAQTIKRPAAFYQHLFAVEEGPVTALPEAVRSCIVAGAPFRYLGDTWEQQLLPAEIHQSFPAGQYDKDKQQVDLRSSNSWTMRLEEVPPVEMLETQLVNVTAPFMLNSKLKTLLKQSPFSRKFIINVSAMEGQFNRASKTPFHPHTNMAKAALNMMTRTAAQDYALDGIFMNSVDTGWITQENPHPKKERLYVEEGFVPPLDETDGMARIYDPIVSGLASEDIPLFGHFLKDYQPYAW, translated from the coding sequence ATGGAGAACGAATTTACGAGAGAAGAATGGGACACTTGTATCAGGGTATTACAGGTATTATCGAGAGACCCGGACCAATCGCCGGACAACATGGTATTAAAAGGTCTGGTGACCAAATTATATAAACGTGCCAAAAAGGACAACAAAGCTGTGGCGGCAGTGGAGGCCATCAATAAAGTAGCGCCGGAGAAGCTGACCCTTCAACGGTTGCAGGCGATTTCCCGCAATCAGGACATCCTGAAGCAGTATGATAAAAAGCTGGTACTTTCCCGGACAACGATGTTCGGTAAGTATCAGTTGCCCGATACCGGTGTCTATACCGACACACAGGAAACGCTGACGCTGGCTTCCACACAACGATGCTATACATGCAGCTGCCATTACAAGCAGGTACATTTTTTTTACCATATGCTTTGCCCGGACTGTGCGGAGCTGAATTTCAACAAACGTATGCAAACTGCCGATCTGCGTGGGCGCGTGGCCGTTATCACCGGTGGCAGGATCAAAATCGGCTATCTTACAGCCCTGCGGATGTTGCGGGACGGGGCCCGCGTGTGGGTGACCACCCGCTTTGCCAAAGATTGCGCCCTTCGTTTCAGTGAAGAACAGGATTTTGCCGAGTGGAGCCACCGGCTGAAGATCGTGGCGCTGGACCTGCGCAACCTGGGACAGGTAAACCAGTTCATTCAGCAGCTCTATGCTGAAGAAACACACCTGGACATCCTCATACATAATGCAGCCCAGACCATCAAACGGCCGGCTGCTTTTTATCAGCATCTGTTTGCCGTGGAGGAAGGTCCGGTTACCGCACTGCCCGAAGCCGTGCGCTCTTGTATTGTGGCAGGAGCACCTTTCCGTTACCTGGGCGATACCTGGGAACAACAACTGCTGCCCGCCGAGATCCACCAGTCTTTTCCGGCTGGCCAGTACGATAAAGACAAACAGCAGGTAGACCTCCGCAGCAGCAACAGCTGGACCATGCGGCTGGAAGAAGTGCCACCCGTAGAGATGCTGGAAACGCAGCTGGTGAATGTCACCGCTCCTTTTATGCTCAACAGCAAACTGAAAACATTACTTAAACAATCTCCCTTCTCCCGGAAATTTATCATCAACGTATCCGCTATGGAAGGGCAGTTTAACCGCGCTTCCAAAACGCCGTTCCATCCACATACCAATATGGCTAAAGCAGCGCTCAACATGATGACCCGCACCGCCGCGCAGGACTATGCGCTGGACGGTATCTTCATGAACAGCGTGGATACCGGATGGATCACACAGGAAAATCCGCATCCCAAAAAGGAACGGCTATACGTAGAAGAAGGATTTGTTCCACCACTCGATGAAACCGACGGCATGGCCCGTATCTACGATCCTATCGTATCCGGCCTTGCCAGTGAAGACATCCCGCTGTTCGGGCATTTCCTGAAAGACTATCAACCTTATGCCTGGTAA
- a CDS encoding leucine-rich repeat domain-containing protein, whose product MQNNTVVCPVDYVKTSFPFDPTDLDPVLQYLSNNQPLPASDLVFPVGTITADGRLDMCKQQLGVAGMQLVTNALQYNTEIKHILMGTNAFGNPGAQAVADLVAVNNTIETVYLGCNYIEQAGAQAICEALATNQSVKSIWFKRNPIGSNSMENIIQLLQQNNHLRTLDLVNTCAGDGFLTLFEYLKTNTTVERLYLSGNYLTADMMEPLSEMLKVNKHLRSLFLSVNNIGDKGVSYLVRGLRQNTTLEQLGLSSCGIEAGGMQLLHDLLNTHPYLKWIDLGYAASTRALNGKANVPVHLTPMKDFPAQADYTHPDSKAIKSVYR is encoded by the coding sequence ATGCAGAATAATACCGTTGTATGTCCCGTAGATTATGTAAAGACCAGTTTTCCGTTTGACCCGACCGATCTGGACCCGGTGTTGCAGTATCTCAGTAACAATCAGCCCCTGCCCGCCAGTGACCTGGTTTTCCCGGTAGGCACCATCACTGCTGACGGAAGGCTGGACATGTGTAAACAACAACTGGGCGTAGCAGGTATGCAGCTGGTGACCAACGCCCTGCAATACAACACAGAGATCAAACATATATTGATGGGCACCAATGCCTTCGGTAACCCAGGCGCTCAGGCCGTTGCAGATCTCGTGGCTGTCAACAATACCATCGAAACCGTATACCTTGGCTGTAATTATATCGAACAGGCAGGTGCTCAGGCCATCTGCGAAGCGCTGGCCACCAACCAGTCTGTCAAAAGCATCTGGTTCAAAAGAAACCCTATCGGCAGCAACAGCATGGAAAATATTATCCAGCTGCTGCAGCAAAACAATCACCTGCGCACCCTTGATCTGGTAAACACCTGCGCCGGTGATGGTTTCCTCACCCTGTTCGAATACCTGAAAACCAATACTACGGTAGAGCGGTTGTATCTGAGCGGCAACTACCTGACTGCCGATATGATGGAACCACTGAGCGAAATGCTGAAAGTCAACAAACACCTGAGATCCTTATTCCTCAGCGTCAACAACATCGGCGACAAAGGCGTTTCCTATCTGGTACGCGGGCTGCGGCAGAATACAACGCTCGAACAGCTTGGCCTGTCCAGCTGTGGTATTGAAGCCGGTGGCATGCAGCTGTTGCATGATCTGCTTAACACCCACCCCTATCTCAAATGGATAGACCTGGGCTATGCTGCTTCTACCAGGGCACTGAATGGCAAAGCCAATGTACCGGTACATCTTACTCCCATGAAGGATTTTCCGGCACAAGCCGACTATACTCATCCTGACAGTAAAGCTATTAAAAGTGTATATCGTTAA
- a CDS encoding GIY-YIG nuclease family protein: MKSKKELKEAYRQMAFRMGVYQIRNTVSNKIWIHYSSDLDRAWNSPRMQLLANTHPNVELQSDWNTLGEKCFVYEIVEELDDTTDPTVDFKKEVQALYKMCLEELQPYGEKGYHQQK; encoded by the coding sequence ATGAAATCAAAAAAAGAACTGAAGGAAGCTTACCGACAGATGGCCTTCCGAATGGGCGTCTATCAAATACGTAATACTGTCAGCAATAAAATATGGATACACTATAGCTCAGATCTCGACAGAGCCTGGAATTCTCCCCGCATGCAGTTGCTGGCTAATACCCATCCCAATGTGGAGCTGCAGTCCGACTGGAATACGCTGGGAGAAAAGTGTTTTGTCTATGAGATCGTAGAAGAGCTGGATGATACCACTGACCCTACTGTAGATTTTAAAAAGGAAGTGCAGGCACTGTATAAAATGTGTCTGGAAGAACTGCAGCCATATGGTGAAAAAGGATATCATCAGCAGAAATAA
- a CDS encoding TetR/AcrR family transcriptional regulator, whose amino-acid sequence MKNKAIQEQRIRGYFIDATKEILKSEGLKSVSVRNIAERAGYSFATLYNYFKDVKDLVFLCVQDFQEECSAYVAERSSKAPRGEKRLKAILLAYLEYFIQYSGIFELFFVEKLSDLNRQPDTAPLITGFLDSLCEEEWKYLIALKSLTPAAASHKKAALLYGTTGMLLLYINRQMPVGYSAFLKAANAFIDNQLKDLHA is encoded by the coding sequence ATGAAGAACAAAGCTATTCAGGAACAGCGTATCAGAGGGTATTTTATCGATGCCACCAAAGAGATCCTGAAGAGTGAAGGATTAAAAAGTGTCAGTGTCCGCAATATCGCGGAAAGGGCAGGCTATTCCTTTGCTACGTTGTACAACTATTTTAAGGATGTGAAAGACCTGGTATTCCTTTGTGTACAGGATTTTCAGGAAGAATGCAGTGCCTATGTGGCAGAACGCAGCAGTAAGGCGCCCAGAGGGGAGAAGAGGCTGAAAGCCATCCTGCTGGCTTATCTCGAATACTTTATACAGTACTCCGGCATATTTGAACTCTTTTTTGTGGAGAAGCTGTCAGACCTCAACAGGCAACCAGACACAGCTCCGCTGATCACCGGTTTTCTGGACAGCCTCTGCGAGGAAGAATGGAAATATCTCATCGCCTTGAAAAGCCTCACCCCGGCTGCGGCCAGCCATAAAAAGGCAGCCCTGCTATACGGAACAACCGGCATGCTGCTCCTGTATATCAACCGGCAGATGCCTGTCGGTTATTCCGCCTTCCTCAAGGCGGCCAATGCTTTTATCGATAATCAGTTAAAAGACCTGCACGCATGA
- the cfa gene encoding cyclopropane fatty acyl phospholipid synthase: MNNYKPKRIVSRLLSSAGITVNGNKPWDISVFNDHFYTRVLQGGSLGLGESYMEGYWDCVHLDDFFYKLLRANLDKSIRRSLRLKTEILLARLFNFQQPARAIRNGQRHYDTGNDLFLHMLDKRLTYTCAFWDNAHNLDEAQENKLDLSCRKLRLQPGMHVLDIGCGWGSFARYAAEKYGVAVTGVTISKEQAALAQERCAGLPVTIRLQDYRMVNEKFDAVVSLGMFEHVGAHNYPEYMRVADRCLKDDGLFLLHTIGGNETSAFTDQWLNKYIFPGAAIPTIRQIGQAIEGLFVMEHWENFSVNYDKTLMAWYENVSANWDKLKSRYDQTFFRMWKYYLLSCAASFRARHSQLWQIVLSKAGVPGGYTFSH, encoded by the coding sequence ATGAACAACTATAAACCCAAACGTATTGTCAGCCGGCTTTTATCCTCAGCGGGTATTACAGTAAATGGGAATAAGCCCTGGGACATCAGCGTTTTCAACGATCATTTTTATACCCGCGTATTACAGGGCGGCTCCCTGGGACTCGGTGAATCCTATATGGAAGGTTACTGGGACTGTGTGCACTTGGATGACTTCTTCTATAAGTTGTTGCGGGCCAACCTGGACAAAAGCATTCGCAGGAGTCTGCGATTAAAGACGGAGATTCTGCTTGCCCGGTTATTTAATTTTCAGCAGCCGGCCAGAGCCATCCGCAATGGCCAGCGGCATTATGATACCGGCAACGACCTTTTCCTCCATATGCTGGACAAGAGGCTTACGTATACCTGCGCTTTCTGGGACAACGCCCATAATCTGGACGAAGCCCAGGAAAACAAGCTGGACCTCTCCTGCCGTAAACTACGGCTGCAGCCCGGTATGCATGTACTGGATATCGGTTGCGGATGGGGAAGTTTTGCCCGTTATGCTGCCGAAAAATATGGTGTGGCTGTTACCGGTGTCACTATTTCCAAAGAGCAGGCAGCGCTGGCACAGGAACGTTGCGCCGGACTGCCCGTCACTATTCGTCTGCAGGACTATCGCATGGTGAATGAAAAATTTGATGCCGTTGTTTCGCTGGGTATGTTTGAACATGTAGGGGCTCACAATTATCCTGAATATATGAGGGTTGCCGACCGCTGCCTGAAAGATGACGGATTATTTCTGCTGCATACCATCGGCGGCAATGAAACATCCGCCTTTACAGATCAATGGCTGAATAAATACATTTTCCCCGGGGCAGCAATTCCCACTATCCGTCAGATAGGACAAGCCATTGAAGGCCTCTTTGTAATGGAGCACTGGGAAAACTTCAGTGTCAATTATGATAAAACGCTGATGGCCTGGTATGAAAACGTCAGTGCCAACTGGGATAAACTAAAAAGCAGGTACGACCAGACTTTTTTCCGTATGTGGAAATATTATCTCTTGTCCTGCGCCGCCTCTTTCCGTGCCCGACACAGCCAGCTCTGGCAGATCGTGTTGTCTAAAGCCGGAGTACCCGGTGGTTATACTTTTAGCCACTAA
- a CDS encoding class I SAM-dependent methyltransferase, with translation MKENKYDDPGFFANYSRMLRSVEGLSAAGEWEAFSKLLPPLQNKRVLDLGCGFGWHCRYVMEQQAASVTGVDLSEKMLEKAHELNSGPGITYRQQAIEDIAFEDGIFDVVISSLALHYVEHYDVVCRKVFNCLAEGGSFVFSIEHPVFTARAAQDWYYDEAGNRLHWPVDHYQGEGRRVTRFLGNDVIKYHRTVATLLNGLLAAGFRITQVEEPPPSPSVLEKYPEMKDELRRPIFLLVAAVKP, from the coding sequence ATGAAAGAGAATAAATACGATGATCCTGGCTTTTTTGCTAACTATAGCCGTATGCTGCGCTCCGTTGAAGGATTGAGTGCAGCAGGGGAATGGGAGGCTTTCAGCAAACTGTTGCCGCCCTTACAAAACAAACGGGTGCTTGACCTGGGCTGTGGTTTCGGCTGGCACTGCCGCTACGTAATGGAGCAGCAGGCTGCGAGCGTCACCGGTGTTGACCTCTCGGAGAAAATGCTGGAGAAGGCTCATGAGTTGAATAGCGGGCCCGGTATTACTTACCGGCAGCAGGCTATTGAAGATATCGCATTCGAGGACGGTATATTTGATGTGGTGATCAGTTCACTCGCGCTGCATTATGTGGAACATTATGACGTTGTTTGCCGCAAAGTGTTTAACTGTCTGGCTGAAGGCGGTAGTTTTGTATTCTCCATAGAGCATCCTGTATTTACTGCAAGAGCGGCACAGGACTGGTACTATGATGAGGCTGGCAATCGCCTGCACTGGCCGGTAGATCATTACCAGGGGGAAGGCCGTCGGGTGACAAGGTTCCTTGGTAACGATGTTATTAAATATCACCGTACAGTGGCTACATTGCTAAATGGCTTGCTGGCTGCAGGTTTTCGTATTACTCAGGTGGAGGAGCCACCGCCTTCTCCATCAGTCCTTGAAAAATATCCGGAAATGAAAGATGAGTTACGCAGGCCTATCTTCCTGCTGGTGGCGGCTGTAAAACCATAG
- a CDS encoding aminotransferase class IV, whose product MDHTFVQEINGRSLETADLPLMMALSYGHFTSMQIRNRQVKGLRLHLDRLQKSSDKLFGCHLPDDKIIAYLKNIIGENESCTIRINIFTPDYQRPGIYENDLYVLITKKPPVEPAVAPLQVMTARFQRLMPDVKYSGILSGILAYQREARAAGYDDVLYVNQHQHISEGSVWNIGFYDGHSVILPAAPALPGIMIQLLTEGLWNTGVPVIHRNILLSQLNEYKAAFYTNSIHHRGIITRINQHQFDKDPSALTSLLDRTYDVIPWDQL is encoded by the coding sequence ATGGATCACACCTTCGTTCAGGAAATCAATGGCAGAAGCCTGGAAACAGCTGATCTGCCGCTGATGATGGCATTATCATACGGACATTTTACGTCCATGCAGATACGAAACCGGCAGGTAAAAGGTCTCCGCCTGCATCTCGACAGGCTGCAGAAGAGCAGTGACAAGCTGTTCGGTTGTCATCTCCCCGATGACAAAATCATCGCTTATCTCAAAAATATCATCGGAGAAAATGAATCCTGCACTATCCGTATCAATATTTTTACGCCCGACTACCAACGGCCTGGCATATACGAAAACGACCTGTACGTGCTCATCACCAAAAAACCGCCGGTAGAGCCGGCAGTAGCCCCGCTACAGGTGATGACCGCCCGTTTCCAGCGCCTGATGCCGGACGTGAAATACAGCGGTATCTTGTCTGGTATACTGGCCTACCAGCGCGAAGCCCGCGCGGCAGGCTATGATGACGTATTATATGTCAATCAGCATCAGCACATTTCGGAGGGGTCTGTCTGGAACATCGGATTCTATGACGGCCATTCCGTGATACTGCCCGCTGCGCCTGCCTTACCTGGTATCATGATTCAGCTCCTCACCGAAGGACTCTGGAATACAGGCGTGCCTGTTATTCATCGGAATATCTTACTGTCGCAACTCAACGAATACAAGGCTGCTTTTTATACCAATTCCATCCATCACAGGGGAATCATCACCCGGATCAATCAGCATCAGTTTGACAAAGACCCGTCTGCGCTCACTTCTCTGCTGGACCGCACCTATGATGTTATTCCCTGGGATCAGCTATAA
- a CDS encoding RNA polymerase sigma factor: MKGSQYNEREIVARIAKGDESAFAVFFRHHYQKIYEVGLMLTQTESVAEELVQDVFLKVWKQQEQLPAITDIPSWLFIIARNDAYKALRRSTRLKVVLETLEWPLPVSNETDEQIIYRNYHELVNKAVSQLPARQQMAWRLSREEGLKREEIASRMQIRPDTVKEHLTLAVKNIRQFLETQDALLIGAEVIFLWSIHSLN; encoded by the coding sequence ATGAAGGGCAGTCAATATAATGAAAGGGAGATCGTTGCCCGTATAGCCAAAGGTGATGAATCTGCATTTGCTGTCTTTTTTCGCCATCATTACCAGAAAATTTACGAAGTAGGACTGATGCTGACGCAAACGGAATCCGTTGCGGAAGAGCTGGTGCAGGATGTTTTTCTGAAAGTATGGAAGCAGCAGGAACAGCTGCCTGCTATCACGGACATTCCATCCTGGCTGTTTATCATTGCCCGCAATGATGCCTACAAGGCGTTGCGGCGCAGCACCCGTCTGAAGGTGGTCCTGGAAACGCTGGAGTGGCCGCTGCCAGTGTCCAATGAAACAGACGAGCAGATCATTTATCGCAACTACCATGAACTGGTAAACAAAGCGGTGAGCCAGCTTCCTGCCCGTCAGCAGATGGCCTGGCGCCTTAGCCGTGAAGAAGGCCTCAAACGCGAGGAAATAGCCAGCCGTATGCAGATCCGGCCAGACACGGTAAAGGAACACCTGACCCTTGCCGTAAAAAATATCCGTCAATTTCTGGAAACACAAGACGCCCTGCTGATAGGCGCTGAAGTC